A single region of the Alkalidesulfovibrio alkalitolerans DSM 16529 genome encodes:
- the uvrB gene encoding excinuclease ABC subunit UvrB, with translation MSDNFQLVSDFSPTGDQPRAIAALVEGLDAGLRDQVLLGVTGSGKTFTMAHVIAETGRPALILAPNKTLAAQLYSEFRGLFPKNAVEYFVSYYDYYQPEAYLPRTDTYIEKDSQINDDIDKLRHAATHALLTRRDVIIVASVSCIYGLGSPEYYARMVVPIETGQRLSREKLVERLVEVHYERNEYDFTRGTFRVRGDVLEIIPAYTRETALRVEFFGDEVDAVHELDPLTGEIKATLRKTLVFPASHYVSDRVNLDRAREAVREELAERLRWFKERNMLVEAQRLEQRTMLDLEMIEEVGTCKGIENYSRHLDGREPGSPPATLLDYFPEDFVLFVDESHVTIPQVGGMFNGDRSRKQTLVDYGFRLPSALDNRPLSFAEFEQRVGQCVHVSATPGPWEMERVKGRVVEQIIRPTGLVDPEVDIRPVSGQMDDLLAECKARQAREERVLVTTLTKRMAEDLTEYLNQMGLAARYLHSDIDTLERMAIISALRRGEFVALVGINLLREGLDIPEVSLVAILDADKEGFLRSTRSLIQTFGRAARNVQGKVILYADRITESMTQAVQETERRRALQTAHNEEHGITPRTISKSLENILEKQYSTADEGARRLALAAEEAAIYGRNPKDVTKEIKKLEREMRAAAQELAFEKAAELRDKVLRLREILLELG, from the coding sequence ATGAGCGATAATTTTCAACTTGTCAGCGACTTCTCCCCCACGGGCGACCAGCCACGCGCCATCGCGGCCCTTGTCGAGGGCCTGGACGCGGGATTGCGCGATCAGGTGCTGCTCGGCGTCACCGGATCGGGCAAGACCTTCACCATGGCCCATGTCATCGCCGAGACGGGGCGGCCCGCCCTGATCCTGGCCCCCAACAAGACCCTGGCGGCGCAACTCTACAGCGAGTTCCGGGGGCTCTTCCCCAAGAACGCCGTGGAGTATTTCGTCAGTTATTACGACTACTACCAGCCGGAAGCCTACCTGCCGCGCACAGACACCTACATTGAGAAGGACTCGCAGATCAACGACGACATCGACAAGCTGCGCCACGCCGCCACGCACGCGCTCTTGACTCGGCGCGACGTGATTATCGTGGCCTCGGTGTCCTGCATCTACGGCCTGGGCTCGCCCGAATACTACGCGCGCATGGTCGTGCCCATCGAGACGGGCCAGCGGCTCTCGCGCGAAAAGCTCGTCGAGCGGCTCGTGGAGGTCCACTACGAGCGTAACGAGTACGACTTCACGCGCGGCACCTTCCGCGTGCGCGGCGATGTTTTGGAGATCATCCCGGCCTACACCCGCGAAACCGCGCTGCGCGTGGAGTTCTTCGGCGACGAGGTGGACGCGGTGCACGAGCTCGATCCCCTGACCGGCGAGATCAAGGCCACGTTGCGAAAAACCCTGGTCTTTCCGGCCAGCCACTACGTCTCGGACCGCGTGAACCTGGACCGGGCCAGGGAGGCCGTGCGCGAGGAACTGGCCGAGCGGTTGCGCTGGTTCAAGGAGCGCAACATGCTCGTGGAGGCCCAGCGCCTGGAGCAGCGCACCATGCTCGACCTGGAGATGATCGAGGAAGTAGGCACCTGCAAGGGCATCGAGAACTATTCGCGCCATCTCGACGGCCGTGAGCCAGGCTCGCCTCCCGCCACGCTGCTCGACTACTTTCCCGAGGATTTCGTGCTCTTCGTGGACGAGTCGCACGTCACCATCCCCCAGGTGGGCGGCATGTTCAACGGCGACCGCTCGCGCAAGCAGACGCTGGTGGATTACGGCTTCCGCCTGCCCTCGGCCCTGGACAACAGGCCGTTGTCCTTCGCCGAGTTCGAGCAGCGCGTGGGACAGTGCGTCCACGTCTCGGCCACGCCCGGGCCGTGGGAGATGGAGCGCGTGAAGGGCAGGGTGGTGGAGCAGATCATCCGGCCCACGGGGCTTGTGGACCCGGAAGTGGACATCCGGCCCGTGAGCGGCCAGATGGACGACCTGCTCGCCGAGTGCAAGGCGCGCCAGGCGCGCGAAGAGCGCGTGCTGGTCACGACCCTGACCAAGCGCATGGCCGAGGATCTGACCGAGTACCTGAACCAGATGGGCCTTGCCGCGCGTTACCTGCACTCGGACATCGACACCCTGGAACGCATGGCGATCATCTCGGCCTTGCGGCGCGGAGAGTTCGTCGCGCTGGTGGGCATCAACCTCCTGCGCGAGGGCCTGGACATCCCCGAGGTTTCGCTGGTCGCCATCCTGGACGCGGACAAGGAAGGCTTTCTGCGTTCGACGCGCTCGCTCATCCAGACCTTCGGCCGGGCCGCCCGCAACGTCCAGGGTAAGGTCATCCTGTATGCCGACCGCATCACGGAATCCATGACCCAGGCCGTTCAGGAGACCGAGCGTCGCCGGGCCTTGCAGACCGCCCACAACGAGGAGCACGGCATCACGCCGCGCACCATCAGCAAAAGCCTGGAAAACATACTCGAAAAGCAGTACTCCACGGCGGACGAGGGGGCGCGGCGTCTGGCCCTGGCCGCCGAGGAGGCGGCGATCTACGGCCGCAACCCCAAGGACGTGACCAAAGAGATCAAGAAGCTCGAACGCGAGATGCGCGCCGCGGCCCAGGAACTGGCTTTCGAGAAGGCGGCGGAACTGCGCGACAAGGTTCTGCGTTTGCGTGAAATCCTTTTGGAGCTAGGCTGA
- the ligA gene encoding NAD-dependent DNA ligase LigA, which translates to MDSTDPDMPGERAAFLRREIERHNRLYYTLDAPEISDAEYDLLFRELQELEARHPELAVPDSPTRRVGGEVLEGFAEYVHALPMYSLDNAMSLEEWREFAARVPRFFADEAARRVVEEISRLAGGKLDQKTLEKARREVKKAAEDLTRPPSDGVTPVADPAFEFARAARLAARAAVGHAAPLLLEGYSPSLLRDLAEDVWRDLPCALRRYWADPKLDGLAVEVVYENGRFVLAATRGDGERGEDVSVNLRTVRNLPLTLDESQGPAPRLIDVRGEVIIGKADFHALNVRQAEVGGKVFANPRNAAAGSVRQLDSRITARRPLRFMAYGVGRVEWAEGREGWRTQSEIMAGLAALGFAVPPQAGPCETVEEVARRFESLGVERETLPFEIDGLVAKLDSLALQRVLGFTARAPRFALALKFPAYQAETVLERIDIQVGRTGVLTPVAKLRPVEVGGVTVSSATLHNESLIQEKDLRVGDHVLIQRAGDVIPEVVRPLVERRVGAEKPFEFPRTCPSCGSEVHASSDRVWRCQNLVCPAVRRQRIVHFVSKAGLDIEGVGRKWVEVLVDKGFVTTPADLFTIEASQLLTLERMGEKLAANFVSGIAAAKERATLDRLLAALGIPLVGEETARVLAEHFRSLDALQQATAGELTALPGISDKIAESVTDFFANEQNRELFGRFRELGLWPRLDAEELPGPRTALSGRKVLFTGSLNGLTRSEAERAARDAGAVVASGVSKTLDYLVAGEKAGSKLDKARKLGVRIISQDEFMHLCRPLA; encoded by the coding sequence ATGGACAGCACCGACCCTGACATGCCGGGGGAGCGAGCAGCGTTTTTGCGCCGCGAGATCGAGCGGCACAACCGCCTCTACTACACGCTGGACGCGCCGGAGATTTCCGACGCCGAATACGATCTGCTGTTTCGCGAGTTGCAGGAGTTGGAGGCGCGCCATCCCGAATTGGCCGTGCCGGATTCGCCCACCCGCCGCGTGGGCGGCGAGGTTCTGGAGGGATTCGCCGAATACGTCCATGCGCTCCCCATGTACTCGCTGGACAACGCCATGTCCCTTGAGGAGTGGCGCGAGTTCGCGGCCCGTGTGCCGCGCTTCTTCGCGGACGAGGCGGCCAGGCGGGTGGTGGAGGAGATTTCTCGCCTTGCGGGCGGCAAACTGGATCAGAAAACGTTGGAAAAAGCCCGGCGTGAGGTCAAGAAGGCCGCAGAGGATCTGACGCGCCCGCCCTCGGATGGGGTGACGCCCGTGGCCGATCCGGCCTTTGAGTTCGCCCGCGCGGCCCGGCTCGCGGCCCGGGCGGCAGTGGGCCATGCCGCGCCCCTGCTCCTGGAGGGCTACTCCCCCTCCCTGCTGCGTGATCTTGCCGAGGACGTCTGGCGCGATCTCCCTTGCGCGCTCAGGCGTTACTGGGCCGACCCCAAGCTCGACGGGCTGGCCGTGGAGGTCGTCTACGAGAACGGGAGATTCGTCCTCGCGGCCACGCGCGGCGACGGCGAGCGGGGCGAGGACGTGAGCGTCAACCTGCGCACCGTGCGCAACCTTCCCCTGACCCTGGACGAGAGCCAGGGCCCCGCGCCACGCTTGATCGACGTGCGCGGCGAGGTCATCATCGGCAAGGCGGATTTTCATGCCCTGAACGTCCGGCAGGCCGAGGTGGGCGGCAAGGTTTTCGCCAATCCCCGTAACGCGGCGGCCGGATCGGTGCGTCAGCTCGATTCGCGCATCACGGCCCGCCGTCCTTTGCGCTTCATGGCCTACGGCGTGGGGCGGGTCGAGTGGGCGGAAGGCCGTGAAGGCTGGCGCACGCAGAGCGAGATCATGGCCGGGCTCGCGGCCCTGGGCTTTGCCGTGCCGCCGCAGGCCGGGCCATGCGAAACGGTCGAGGAAGTCGCGCGGCGCTTCGAGTCCCTGGGCGTCGAGCGCGAGACGCTGCCCTTCGAGATTGACGGTCTGGTTGCCAAGCTCGACTCCCTGGCCCTGCAACGGGTGCTGGGGTTCACCGCCCGCGCGCCGCGCTTCGCCCTGGCGCTCAAGTTTCCCGCCTACCAAGCCGAGACAGTGCTCGAGCGCATCGATATCCAGGTGGGGCGCACCGGGGTGCTCACGCCCGTGGCCAAACTCAGGCCGGTCGAAGTGGGTGGCGTGACCGTCTCCAGCGCCACGCTGCACAACGAGAGCCTGATCCAGGAAAAGGATCTGCGCGTCGGCGACCACGTGCTCATCCAGCGCGCGGGTGACGTGATTCCCGAGGTGGTGCGGCCGCTTGTGGAGCGGCGCGTCGGCGCGGAGAAACCCTTCGAGTTTCCGAGGACGTGCCCCTCCTGCGGCTCCGAGGTGCACGCCTCGTCCGACCGCGTCTGGCGCTGCCAGAACCTCGTCTGTCCGGCGGTGCGCAGGCAGCGCATCGTCCATTTCGTCTCCAAGGCGGGATTGGACATCGAGGGCGTGGGCAGGAAGTGGGTCGAGGTGCTGGTGGACAAGGGATTCGTGACCACGCCCGCCGATCTTTTCACCATCGAAGCGTCGCAACTGCTGACGCTTGAGCGCATGGGCGAGAAGCTGGCCGCGAATTTCGTCTCCGGCATCGCGGCGGCCAAGGAGCGCGCCACGCTCGATCGGCTTTTGGCCGCCCTGGGCATTCCGCTCGTGGGCGAGGAGACGGCTCGCGTTCTGGCCGAACATTTCCGCAGCCTGGACGCCTTGCAGCAGGCCACGGCAGGAGAACTGACCGCACTCCCTGGCATCAGCGACAAAATAGCCGAGTCCGTGACCGATTTTTTCGCCAACGAGCAGAATCGTGAATTGTTCGGGCGGTTCCGGGAGCTTGGGCTGTGGCCGCGCCTCGACGCCGAGGAACTGCCCGGACCGCGCACGGCTCTTTCGGGCAGGAAGGTGCTCTTTACCGGTTCCCTCAATGGACTGACCCGCTCCGAAGCTGAGCGTGCGGCGCGCGATGCGGGGGCAGTGGTGGCCTCCGGCGTCTCCAAGACGCTCGACTATCTCGTGGCGGGCGAAAAAGCCGGCTCCAAGCTCGACAAAGCCAGAAAATTGGGAGTACGCATCATTTCCCAGGACGAATTCATGCACCTATGCCGTCCCCTCGCGTGA
- the dapB gene encoding 4-hydroxy-tetrahydrodipicolinate reductase: MSVSVVIHGAAGRMGQTLCSLAKADPELTLAGVVDRSGSEERLAVWGCPMGSDLGEVLKQAPGAIVVDFSSPEASVGVARTVAANGAGAVIGTTGLTDEQQAALRGAAATARLFWAPNMSVGVNVLLKVLPELVAKLGPAYDLEITEIHHNKKADAPSGTAIKLGQCIADARGWKLEEKGNFARHGIIGPRPKEEIGVMTVRGGDVVGDHTVYFFGPGERIEVTHRAHSRETFAQGALRAAKWLSTQQPGKLYSMSDIF, translated from the coding sequence ATGAGCGTATCCGTCGTCATTCACGGTGCTGCCGGTCGCATGGGTCAGACCCTGTGTTCGCTGGCCAAGGCCGATCCCGAACTGACCCTCGCTGGCGTTGTGGACCGCTCCGGTTCGGAGGAACGGCTGGCGGTCTGGGGCTGCCCCATGGGCAGCGATCTCGGCGAGGTGCTGAAGCAGGCGCCGGGAGCCATCGTCGTGGACTTCAGCTCTCCCGAGGCCAGCGTCGGCGTGGCCCGGACCGTGGCCGCCAATGGCGCGGGCGCGGTCATCGGTACCACGGGACTTACCGACGAGCAGCAGGCGGCCCTGCGTGGCGCGGCGGCTACGGCTAGGCTCTTCTGGGCTCCAAACATGAGCGTGGGTGTGAACGTGCTCTTGAAGGTGCTACCCGAACTGGTCGCCAAGCTCGGTCCGGCTTATGATCTGGAGATCACAGAGATCCACCACAACAAGAAGGCCGACGCGCCCAGCGGAACGGCCATCAAGCTCGGCCAGTGCATCGCCGATGCGCGCGGCTGGAAGCTGGAGGAGAAGGGCAATTTCGCCCGTCACGGCATCATCGGGCCGCGCCCCAAGGAGGAGATCGGCGTCATGACCGTGCGCGGCGGCGACGTGGTGGGCGACCACACGGTCTATTTTTTCGGACCGGGCGAGCGTATCGAGGTCACCCACCGAGCCCATTCGCGCGAAACCTTCGCCCAGGGCGCGCTTCGGGCCGCCAAGTGGCTCTCCACCCAACAGCCGGGCAAGCTCTACTCCATGTCGGACATCTTCTAG
- a CDS encoding methyl-accepting chemotaxis protein yields MKKGLSFKLLLLVALALTVTLAIALATLFQGAETFSRSQMTEQRGQMLQEEEADLRELVQLAYATVESYHQRSQDIEGLKAYKARELQGIIETVTSQVGSYIERNRDILTPEEMEREIKALVRGIRFEGDNYVWINDLEPRMVMHPIRPDMDGRDLSTYADPQGTKLFVRMAEVARSDGEGIVEYMWAKPGETTDKLKVSYVKLVPELGWIFGAGSWIEDIADEMKAEALAQVARLRLGDGNYFWVNDLEPRMIMHPTVPALNGKSLADYTDTQGKRLFVEMAEKARASGEGFVEYHWSKPGQPGDFPKLSYVRLFEPWGWIIGMGVYIDDIDVALEERHAAFSTALAGMMRQAGFISLVGLAVALAAVVWYFRRALTLPLGSLVAFASRVAEGDLDAAPKGRFKDEMAVLKDSVERMVTSLKASLKEADDKKCQADLEAERARCSMREAEEARGKAENARREGMLEAAGMLQELVEDLARSARELASVTSVASQGAQRQNDRAAETATAMEEMNATVLEVARNASSAAEKAGLARDKAVLGRAVVADAVGSIAKVEAQAVDLTAIMEDLGQQAEGIGRIITVIEDIADQTNLLALNAAIEAARAGDAGRGFAVVADEVRKLAEKTMNATKEVVSAIQSIQGGTRRSLSAVRDASEAVATSTSLAEDSGKALVEIVALVEDSADRVRSIATASEEQSAASEEINRAVDDISHISAETATGMDQAERAVTGLRELAERLQKVIERMRS; encoded by the coding sequence ATGAAAAAGGGACTGTCGTTCAAGTTACTGCTGCTCGTCGCCCTGGCGCTGACGGTCACCTTGGCGATTGCGCTGGCGACGCTCTTTCAGGGAGCCGAGACGTTCTCTCGCTCCCAGATGACCGAGCAGCGAGGGCAGATGCTTCAGGAAGAGGAAGCGGACCTTCGTGAGTTGGTCCAGCTCGCCTACGCCACGGTCGAAAGCTATCACCAACGCTCCCAGGACATCGAGGGCCTCAAGGCTTACAAGGCGCGCGAGTTGCAAGGCATCATCGAAACCGTGACCAGCCAAGTCGGAAGCTATATCGAGCGAAACAGGGATATCCTTACCCCTGAGGAGATGGAGCGTGAAATCAAGGCGCTGGTCCGGGGCATCCGTTTCGAGGGCGATAACTACGTCTGGATCAACGACCTCGAACCGCGCATGGTCATGCACCCCATTCGGCCCGACATGGACGGCCGTGACCTCTCCACCTACGCCGATCCGCAAGGGACCAAGCTCTTTGTGCGTATGGCCGAGGTCGCGCGAAGCGACGGCGAAGGGATAGTCGAATACATGTGGGCCAAGCCCGGAGAAACCACGGACAAGCTCAAGGTCTCCTACGTGAAGCTCGTTCCCGAACTGGGCTGGATATTCGGTGCCGGATCCTGGATCGAGGACATCGCCGACGAGATGAAAGCCGAGGCCCTGGCCCAGGTGGCGCGGTTGCGCCTTGGAGACGGCAACTACTTCTGGGTCAACGACCTCGAACCACGCATGATCATGCACCCCACTGTGCCTGCTCTGAACGGAAAGTCGCTGGCCGATTACACGGATACCCAAGGCAAGCGCCTGTTCGTCGAGATGGCCGAAAAGGCCCGGGCCTCCGGCGAAGGATTCGTCGAGTACCATTGGTCCAAGCCCGGCCAACCCGGCGATTTCCCAAAACTTTCCTATGTCAGGCTTTTCGAGCCTTGGGGATGGATCATTGGCATGGGCGTTTACATCGACGACATCGATGTCGCGCTTGAAGAGCGCCATGCCGCGTTCTCGACCGCGCTGGCGGGCATGATGCGGCAGGCGGGATTTATATCGCTCGTCGGCTTGGCAGTCGCCCTGGCCGCTGTGGTTTGGTACTTCCGGCGTGCTCTGACGCTGCCTCTGGGGAGCCTCGTGGCCTTCGCCTCGCGCGTGGCGGAAGGCGATCTTGATGCCGCCCCAAAAGGGCGGTTCAAGGACGAGATGGCCGTGCTCAAGGACTCCGTCGAGCGCATGGTGACTTCGCTCAAGGCCAGCCTGAAGGAGGCCGACGACAAGAAGTGTCAGGCGGACCTGGAGGCCGAGCGGGCGCGTTGCAGCATGCGCGAGGCCGAGGAGGCGCGCGGCAAGGCCGAGAACGCACGCCGGGAAGGTATGCTCGAAGCTGCCGGGATGCTTCAGGAACTCGTCGAGGATCTGGCGCGGTCGGCGCGCGAATTGGCCTCGGTTACCTCCGTGGCCAGCCAGGGGGCTCAACGTCAGAATGATCGCGCCGCCGAGACGGCGACCGCCATGGAAGAGATGAACGCCACGGTCCTCGAAGTCGCGCGCAATGCCTCCAGCGCGGCCGAGAAGGCGGGGTTGGCCCGCGACAAGGCCGTTTTGGGGCGGGCGGTGGTCGCCGACGCGGTCGGCTCCATCGCCAAGGTCGAGGCCCAGGCCGTCGATCTCACTGCCATCATGGAAGATCTCGGGCAACAGGCGGAAGGCATCGGTCGGATTATCACGGTCATCGAAGACATCGCGGACCAGACCAATCTGCTGGCTCTCAACGCAGCCATCGAGGCGGCGAGGGCGGGCGATGCCGGACGGGGATTCGCCGTGGTGGCCGACGAGGTACGCAAGCTGGCCGAGAAGACCATGAACGCCACAAAGGAAGTCGTCTCCGCCATCCAGAGCATCCAGGGAGGCACCCGCAGGAGTCTTTCGGCCGTGCGTGACGCCTCCGAGGCGGTGGCCACCAGCACGTCGCTGGCCGAGGACTCGGGCAAGGCCCTCGTGGAAATCGTCGCCCTGGTCGAGGACAGCGCGGACCGGGTCCGCTCCATCGCCACAGCCAGTGAGGAACAGTCGGCGGCGAGCGAGGAGATTAACCGGGCCGTGGACGACATCAGCCATATCTCCGCCGAAACCGCCACAGGCATGGACCAGGCCGAGCGGGCTGTGACCGGGCTTCGGGAATTGGCCGAACGGCTTCAGAAAGTCATTGAACGCATGCGGAGTTGA
- a CDS encoding response regulator, with translation MNDHTILLIEPDQEDARRIISALSTLENVTVRHSPSLDHLLETKEDGPYLAVIVAMGIDAPDSGRLHTRLMSMSLEAPVIALAPEGREDVKTLARALGAGDVLYKDDTLGPELLRMARLLQSRAKARETANAPKPSDHWVERIIANNADGILIMDHEGHLLFANPAAERIFGISSEELVGHGFGFPVIAGESTEIDIFSKTGSKIVEMRVVEIDWDGRMAFLASLRDITERKRMEMELAKAKEDAESANRAKSDFLAKMSHEIRTPMTGIIGMTELALASGLNPQQREYLEMVRQSANSLLSILNDILDFSKIEAGRLELENKPFDLFRTLELSIKIFKNLSHKKGLRLASRVEGFVPRHLMGDAGRFRQVVNNLLSNAVKFTDQGEVVLSVRLARPEGASREDLPPGSEVTLQCSVRDTGVGIPRDKLGVIFDSFSQIDNTAGRNENGTGLGLSISKQLVQLMGGDLSVQSEEGHGSIFTFTTDFTIAAPLSEPADRSASGQPDSGPLPSLRILLVEDNAVNQIYATEILQQEGHHVTPVTNGRTALSLLAGTDFDLVLMDIQMPDMDGMEVTRQVRDGRAKARNTGIPIIAMTAHAMQGDRERFLEAGMDDYVSKPMEIEEVVAAMNRALKRFDARRATSPTPAEPSAKMEASPGGADVMDPQWFDKMFATRRDFLGRMFEVFVRDEPERLNELKEAVAAGDMRRISFLAHSLKGATATLGAGPARDAAATLDQAAKTGDQKTCERAHRILEHEMTRLLSFMRDHLANAS, from the coding sequence ATGAACGACCACACCATCCTTCTCATAGAACCCGACCAGGAAGACGCGCGCCGGATCATCTCCGCGTTGTCCACGCTTGAAAACGTCACGGTCCGCCACAGCCCTTCCCTCGACCATCTCCTGGAAACCAAGGAAGACGGCCCGTATCTCGCCGTCATCGTGGCCATGGGCATCGACGCCCCGGACTCGGGGAGGCTGCATACGCGCCTGATGTCCATGTCCCTGGAAGCCCCGGTCATCGCCCTAGCGCCCGAAGGCCGCGAGGACGTCAAGACCCTTGCCCGTGCCCTTGGCGCAGGGGACGTTCTTTACAAGGACGACACGCTCGGCCCCGAACTTTTGCGCATGGCGCGGCTCCTGCAGTCGCGCGCCAAGGCCAGGGAGACGGCGAACGCGCCCAAGCCGTCCGATCACTGGGTCGAGCGCATCATCGCCAACAACGCCGATGGCATTCTGATCATGGACCACGAGGGCCACTTGCTCTTCGCCAACCCGGCGGCGGAACGAATTTTCGGCATTTCCAGCGAGGAACTCGTCGGGCATGGCTTCGGCTTTCCTGTCATAGCGGGTGAATCCACAGAGATCGACATCTTCTCGAAAACCGGGTCGAAAATTGTGGAAATGCGCGTCGTGGAAATCGACTGGGACGGTCGCATGGCCTTTTTGGCCTCGCTGCGCGACATCACCGAACGCAAGCGCATGGAAATGGAACTGGCTAAGGCCAAAGAGGACGCAGAATCCGCAAACAGGGCCAAGAGTGATTTTCTTGCCAAGATGAGCCATGAGATACGCACCCCTATGACCGGGATCATCGGCATGACCGAGCTCGCCCTGGCATCCGGCCTCAATCCGCAACAGCGCGAATATCTGGAAATGGTTCGCCAGTCGGCCAACTCGCTCCTCTCCATCCTGAACGACATCCTCGATTTCTCCAAGATCGAGGCGGGACGGCTTGAGCTCGAAAACAAGCCGTTCGACCTTTTCAGAACCCTTGAGCTTTCCATTAAGATATTCAAAAACCTGTCGCACAAGAAAGGCCTACGCTTGGCCAGCCGCGTGGAAGGTTTCGTGCCGCGCCACCTCATGGGCGACGCCGGCCGCTTCCGCCAAGTCGTCAACAACCTGCTCTCCAACGCCGTGAAATTCACCGATCAGGGCGAGGTCGTCCTCTCGGTTCGTCTGGCGCGCCCCGAAGGGGCCTCGCGCGAAGACCTGCCGCCCGGTTCCGAGGTGACGCTACAATGCAGCGTCAGGGACACGGGCGTCGGCATACCCCGGGACAAGCTCGGCGTGATCTTCGACTCATTCTCCCAGATCGACAACACGGCCGGACGCAACGAGAATGGCACCGGACTTGGACTCTCCATCTCCAAGCAACTCGTGCAACTCATGGGCGGCGATCTCTCCGTTCAGTCCGAGGAAGGGCACGGCAGCATTTTCACCTTCACGACCGACTTCACCATCGCCGCCCCGCTGAGCGAGCCCGCCGACCGCAGCGCCTCCGGACAGCCCGACTCCGGCCCGTTACCCTCCCTGCGCATCCTCCTCGTCGAAGACAACGCCGTGAACCAAATCTACGCCACGGAAATTTTGCAGCAGGAGGGACACCACGTCACGCCGGTCACCAACGGCCGGACTGCCTTGTCGCTTCTGGCCGGTACGGATTTCGACCTAGTGCTGATGGACATCCAGATGCCGGACATGGACGGCATGGAAGTGACGCGTCAAGTGCGCGACGGGCGGGCCAAGGCCAGGAACACCGGGATTCCGATCATCGCCATGACGGCCCACGCCATGCAAGGCGACAGGGAGCGCTTTCTCGAAGCGGGCATGGACGATTACGTATCCAAACCGATGGAGATCGAGGAAGTGGTGGCCGCCATGAACCGCGCGCTCAAGCGCTTCGACGCTCGCCGCGCCACGTCTCCAACTCCTGCAGAGCCTTCCGCAAAAATGGAGGCGTCCCCCGGCGGAGCGGACGTCATGGACCCGCAGTGGTTCGACAAGATGTTCGCCACGCGTCGCGATTTTCTCGGGCGCATGTTCGAGGTTTTCGTGCGCGACGAGCCTGAGAGGCTGAACGAATTGAAAGAAGCCGTGGCCGCCGGAGACATGCGGCGCATCTCCTTCCTGGCCCACTCCCTGAAAGGCGCGACGGCCACGCTCGGCGCGGGTCCGGCGCGCGACGCAGCCGCGACCCTTGACCAAGCCGCCAAGACCGGAGATCAGAAAACGTGCGAACGAGCGCACCGCATCCTCGAACACGAGATGACCCGGCTCCTGTCCTTCATGCGCGACCACCTCGCAAACGCCTCCTGA